The Brassica rapa cultivar Chiifu-401-42 chromosome A10, CAAS_Brap_v3.01, whole genome shotgun sequence genome segment aggttattgatttattattaatttttaactgATTCGCTAgtgtgttaattaaaacaatacccttaatgaattttatatataattaaaaatgaattttattttaatcatataaaatttatatgttatattaatattaaataattgattctaaaataatataataaaattatcaaaattttgaaaaataagataattcttatatatattttgttgctatctaaaaacaatatttttattataaaagttaaaaagatacaaaaaattatagttaaatattattcaagaaaaaaacatttatataaaaatattttctaaactattattaagatatgagtgtttaaaaaaatttaacacgggatgtttagaacataggattatgcttatgagagagtggtTCGGGAATGGGCTTCGAGATCGGTCGAATGGGCtctgaaaatagtttttttttaactcaagcCCAGTCCGGATGACATGGCATCTTGGTTGGTTCACAATATTTTGCCTATGTGGCAGGACTTAGAAAGGAGagatttagtcccttttatatagtaggataacAAAACATCGTAACTGTAAATACTTAATTACGTATAATTACGCACGCGTTACATCGTAACTGTAAATatcaattatatttatatataataacaaactTTAACATAaagatttatctttttattaataaaattgaaaataaaagtcAGTGCGGATGCATGGATATATCTCTAGTGTTCCTAAATACTTATGGAAACACAAATAATAGCTAAAGAGAGATCAATAGCATCTAGAATAACCAAATACAATTAGCTCAACTGGAAATAAATGACAATAGTCACTGTGTCAGTCTGTCAGAGGTTTCTGGTTTGAGTGACCGTTTAAACGAAACTGATATTAATGTTGAGGTGGGCATGGGAGAACCACGGGTTTCGACCCCAGACCTCCttgtatattaaaataaaatagcatCTAGACTCTGGCATATTATCTTTTTATGTTATTAGAACAGGATTGAAAATTCAAAGGACGCTTTGCCTTCTCAGCTTCTACATGTCAtctgatatttaaaaaaaaacatttaaaaggtGCAGAGGATGGTTAGTGTTTTGGATCAAACACTTTAGGTTCATCTGAATGGATTGGGGAAATTCCTTTTAAGGCTCATAATAAATCAAGCAACACCATCTTACAGAGCAAGTAACAGATGCAGAGGATAGCAAACATGCTGACTTGGATAAATGCTCGTCAATACATTATTAAGTTGTCATATTCACTCCAGACATCTTTTCTATAGGCGATAGAAAAGAACCATTTACCACAACATGAATTACCATTTGATGACACTTACAATGGGATAAAAACTCTAAGAAATCTGAATGAAGTGTACATATGTAATTCAATTAACAAATGCAGAGAAATCATATTCATTTTCTAATTCGGCTCTCAAAACTATAAGGTaacattaaaacataaaaaaaaaatctaaaaggtGAACTTGACGTCGCCATGCATATATATGTTTACTTTCCTATATATAGGCCTCATCACTCCACATATCTTTAACAATTACGTAGAACTAAAGTATACAAATGGCAAGCGATGACGATTCCTTTTCGACGTACGTGGATATGCTACGTGCTTTTCACACTCGCCGTTTTGCCGCCGCAAGAGAATCCATCGAACAAGAGAACCGGGCGGTTCCTCCTACTCCTCCACTTGAAACTCCCACCGCGAGTCCTCCACCAAGAGAAACCGATCTTGCTGATGAGAGGAACCAATCTTTACTCAACTCACTTCGCTCCGCCGCCTTAACTCATGAAGAAACGGAGACGTGTTTGCGATCCCTCACCAACGTCATGACTAGcagcgaagaagaagatgatgctctGTTTCAAGAAGTCATCTCAAACTTAGACGGAAGCAAACTTCAGAGGATGGCCTCGTTGCTGACGTCAAACAACGATCACCACTTCTTGGAGATCGCAAGAAACAAGAACGGCTCCATCCGCCTACATAAACTCCTCGGCCAATCAGACGACGCCGACACCTTCTTCGTCGCCTCTCTCTTGCGCCACTTCCTCCACGTCATGACGGATAGGCACGCGGCCTACCTTGCCACTCAAGGGATGCGAGTTTTCAGCCACGAGAAGAAAATGGCAATGCGCGACCAAATTCTCCAACACGCGATTCACCTGGCGCGTGACCAATACGGCTGCAACGCGCTCAATGCAATCATTAGCGGCGTGGTCTTTGACTACTGCAGAAACGACCTCCATGATGTAGTCGCGTTCAACGCTCCTTTGCTAAGCAGCGATGCTTATGGGAACCATGTGGTCCGACACGTGCTTAAGCAGAATAACTTGCGTCGCACGTATGACATTGCGGTTCGCCTCCGTGGCCATTACATTGAGCTCTCTTTTACGAGGTATGGAAGCCGCGTCGTGGAGAAGCTTTTGGAGAGGGAGGAGACGAGGCCTTTGGTGGTGGCAGAGCTTTTGGAGTGCGGAAGAGACAAGTTGGGCAGGCTGGCGACGAGTGTGTACGGTAATTTCGTGGTGGAAACGTCATTGAAAGTCACGCCGGAGGATCTTTTTAGGGCTTTGGTGAATAAGCTCAAGCCTTTTCTCCCTCAGTTGCGTAGGTCTACTTATGGCACCAACATTGCAAAAATATTGGAGTCGATACGTTAGCTTTGTCACAAACTAGTTTTATAATGCCATGCACGGTTCCTTTTACTATGATATATGCTGCAAGTTGTCAGATTTTATGGTTGTTTGTTTAGTCAACTTTTGCAATGAGGTTTGTCGCTAATGATTAAAGAGAGATTGACAGTATCTAGAATAGTCTCTTCTATGTTTTCTAATTGAGGAATGTGTAGCCACGAACTAAAAAGCTTGTTGGTGGATTCAATCATTCCGGAATGTTAAGGCTTATTTAAATGTATGGGAAAACAAAAGGAAAGAGGAAGCAAATCCATTTAAAACATCTGGGGGGGAGGGGAAGATTGAATCAACAAAAGTACAACTTAGACTGTTTCCACagttgtgagagagagagagagagagagagagagagagagagagagagagagagagagagagagagagagagagagagagagagagagagagagagagatgaaaggTATCAGTAAATCAACAAAAGTACAactcaaaatagtttttataaggACTCTCTTTCTCAGCTTCTACACCAGTAGATCACCTGAAACACAATCATGAACAAGTGCATAGAATGGTTAGTGTTTAgtaaacatgtatatatataaccttTAGATATATAGTCTGGAAAATTCATGTATGGTTCATAAATGCATCAGGCAAAAGACATATACATAAAGACAACTCGAGAAATAGATCATGCAGACAAATCAAACATTAGGCATTGGGAATTAGGATTACGACAAATGCTGGTTATAACAAGCCATTTTGCTAAAGAGAGATCAATAGCATTGTCTAGTATTCTATCAATTATCTTATGAGAACAGGATTGAAAGCTGAAGCACTCACATCAGTTTCCATAAGGACGCTTTGCCTTCTGTCTTCTACATGTCATCTGTAAATTCAAAAGATGAATTTGCTATTTTCACTTCATACAACATCTTTTCCATAGGCCTTAGACCATCTTTAACGCAGGTGCTTAGGCCCAATGCTTaggtaattaatgatttttttttaaagaaaaatgggATTAATTAGAAAACACGGTGCTTAAAGAGGGAGCAGAAGAATCGGTGCTAAATGGACACGTGTTGGGCAATGGTTACATCTCTCTCTCGCACAAAACGCACGACTTCTGTTTTTCTTCGTCGTAGACGAAACCGCGTCTCTCCACCTCTCCTCGTCGAATCCGCCGGTGCTTCTTGTTTTCTCACCGATCGGTTGGCGCCGCCGGCATCTGTCTCCATGGAAAGCTCGTATCTGTCGGTGGTTTCGCCGATCGTGTCCTATTTAGTCTATAGAAAAGACCCAGCTAACGAATCATGAAATTAACATTTGGTGCCACTTACAGTATAACAAAAGTTGTAATAAATCTGAATTAAGTGTACTTAATATAAGTCAATTAACAAATCCATAGAAATGCAAACCAAAACCCTCTTTCTCTCCCACCGACAAAACGCGATCCCTTTCATTTGACCTCCACCGGCGCCATTCTCGGCGTCGGCCCCTCCCGCCAGACATggcaaagaaaaagaaaactcagCCAAGCTCTTCTGGTGGAAACCCCACTGGTTCCACCGACTCCTCAGCCTCCTCTCACTCAGTCGCGACGAAATCGGCCGGTCTTGCCCCTTCCTCGCCGCCCCCGTCCAAGACCAACGAATTACCTGTAGATTCTATCTCTCCGGCTAATACTCACACCGTTGACCTTCAGATTCAGTCTGGATCTGATGTTTCCTCTACACCAATGGACTTAGTAAACCCTAACTCCACAATCGCGGCTACAACAACAGAAGTACCTGCGCAAGAGGCCTTGAATCAAATCGCTGATGAGAGCTCTCTACCACTTCCATTGCCCATTGGAATCCCCTCTGGTGACAATGCAAATCTGGAACAAGAGAAGGTTACGGAAGCTGCCAAATTTTGGAAAGGTTACATCAGGCCTCATGCTAAGAAACTAGAGCCGGAAGGAACACGGTTCACTCTCGAATCTGGCAAAGCCTGTGTCACCATTCCGAACTCGGTCATTGAAAAGAACAGGAAAGCTTGGGATAGCTTCATATTGGGTCAGTTTTACGAAGAACCTCCAGCTCTGGGAGCTGTTCACGCTATTGTAAACGGCATCTGGTCTAAGCAAAGGCGTGATATCTCAGTGTCCAAGATGGAGGGACATGCTTTCCTATTTCGGGTCCCCTGCCCTCATGCCCGGCGCCGTATCCTCAGTCAATGTCTGTGGCAAATAGATGGCCAGACAATGTTTGTAGCCAAATGGTCTCCGGGAATGAATCAAGAGAAACCCGAACTTTCAGCCATTCCTGTTTGGCTTGATTTCTTCGATGTTCCTCTGCAGTTCTTTAATAGCGATGCTCTTAAAGAAATAGCTGGTCTTGTAGGGAAGCCCATCTGTCTTCACCCTTCAACAGAAAATCTCACCAATTTAGaagtggctaaagtatatactATCATTGATCCTCGCAAGCCGCTTCCGGAGGCGGTTAATGCTAGGTTTGAATCGGGTACAGTGAGTAGAATCAGAGTCTCTAGTCCCTGGCTTCCTGCAGTCTGTGGCCACTGCTTGAAAGTAGGACATACCATTTCTCGATGCTCTCTGGCTCCAAAGACTTGCGATACTTGCCGCTCAGCTAAGCACAAGACTGAAGACTGTCCTCGCTCCAACACTGCCCCTCCAAAATCCTCAGTCCCCAAGGCAAAAGCTAAAGTCGCAAATATTGCTAGAGAAAATGCTAAAGAAAAAGATGTAGCTATCTCCGGTGAGCTAGTAAGAGATAAAGCGCTTGTTTTTATTGATGAGCCAGTACTGCCTATCCCTACAGAAAAAGAGGCCCCTTCTACTTCAAAACAAGGACAGCAAAGGCAGGTTTTTACAGCGCTACAATCAAATAAATTCAATGCTTCCTCATCCGGTTCCGCACCTCGATCCCTTCCGGTTCCGCAGCTCGGTTCTTCTCAGGGCCGGTCGTCAGCCTCTCTTGCTCCTCTAAAGGAAGGCAGTTTATGCGTTGATCTCAGCAATGTTTTCTTGGGCTCTCCGAGGGGTTCTCCGAGGGGCTCTTCTCACCTTTCCGATTATGGATTTTCATCAGGCTCAGAGCTTCCTTCAGAGGAAGATGACAATCCAAATGATGAAGGGGATAAATTCATAAATGTTGTCTCTAGGAGGATTCAAAAACAGTTAAAAGGAAAGGCGAAAGCAAGGGCTAGAGGCCCTCCAAACCTCTAAATTTTTCCCTATGAATAATCTTCCCTCTATGGATATTTTTTGCTGGAACATCAGAGGGTTCAACTGTAAAATAAAGCGTCGCGGATTTAGGAAATGGCTTAAGCAACATAACCCTATTTTTGGTGGTCTCGTAGAGACCCATGTCACTCAGGTCAAGGCTCCAAAGATCATCAATGGAGTGTTCCCCGGGTGGCGATATGACTGTAATTATGAATTTTCGGATCTAGGAAGGATTTGGCTTCTTTGGCATCCTTCAGTCTCTGTTTCGGTTTTTCACAAATCTCTCCAGTCACTTTCCTGCCTGGTAAAGCTTCCTTTTGTGTCTACTGAACTTGTGGTTACTCTCGTATATGGATCTAACCACAGGCGCGTCAGAAGGCAACTTTGGTCAGACCTGACCTTCTTATCTACATCTCCTCAGATTATTGAACGCCCCTGGTCAGTATTAGGGGACTTAAACCAAACTCTTTTTGCTGATGAAGACTCCAACGCTGACCACTTTACCTCAAACCGTGGTATGCGTGACTTTACTCAGTGTGTAATTGATGCTGGCCTCCAAGATCTTCGCTTCTGTGGCTCGTCTTTCACTTGGTCAAACAACCAAGGACTGAGTATCATCTCCAAAAAATTGGATAGGATTATGGTAAATGACAAGTGGTTAGAGCTATTTCCTAACGCTCTGGGTGTCTTTGGCGAGCCGGGCATATCTGATCACAGCCCATGCTGCATATTCTTAGACGCTGGGAGGCAAAAATTAAAAAGGCCGTTCAAGTTCTTCACGATGTTAAATGATCACCCAGACTTTGAAGTGTTGATAGCTGAATGTTGGAATTCTCTAAGTTTTGCAGGCTCAAAAATGCTCTGTGTCTCCAAGAAACTCAAACATCTCAAAAGCATTATTCGGGAATTCAGTCGTCAAAATTTCTCGGGGATCGAGTTAAGAGTTTCTGAGTCCTTTGCTCACCTCCAGCTGTGCCAACGTGAACTCCTAGCTTCTCCCTCTACAGAGGCGGCCATCAGAGAACAGTCAGCCCACTCTACCTGGTTCTCGCTTGCCAACGCTGAGGAATCCTATCTTTACCAGAGATCAAGAGTCAAATGGATTGACGTTGGTGACTCAAACTCAAATTACTATCACCGCTCTTTAAGATCGCGCCAAGCTATTAATCAGATCATCTTCCTCACTGACGAGAATGGTGTTATCATTGATTCAAGAGAGGCGATTCAGGCGCACGTGGTGCAGTTTTATCATCGTCTTTTGGGTGGAACAGTCACTCCGTCATCAGTTTCCCGAGATGAGATTGCTGCTCTACTCCCTTTCAGGTGCTCACCCGACGTAATTCAGAGATTGGATGCGCCTTATTCTGCGGTGGAAATCAGGGATGCTTTCTTCTCTCTTCCCAAAGGGAAAGCCCCTGGACCAGATGGGTTTCCGGTTGAGTTTTACACTGCTCACTGGAAGTCTGTCGGGTCGGACATGATCAACGCAGTCTCAGAATTTTTCCGGTCTGGGTGTCTGCTTAAGCAGTGGAATGCAACGGTCCTGACCCTCATCCCTAAGAAGATAAATGCTACAGCCATTTCGGACTTCAGGCCAATTTCTTGCTGCAACACAACCTACAAGGTTATCTCCACACTGCTAGCTTCCCGACTAAAGCAGGTTCTGCCGCAACTCATCTCTAATACTCAATCAGCTTTTATTCCGGGTCGTCTAATGGTTGAAAATGTGCTAATGGCAACTGAGTTGGTTAGTGGTTATAACTGGAAGAATATTTCTAAGAGATCAATGCTCAAGGTGGACCTGAAAAAGGCTTTTGATTCTCTGGAAtggaattttattttcttgataatgCAAGCGCTGGAATTCCCTGAATCTTTCATCAGTCTTATACGTCAATGCATCACCACAACGAGATTTTCGGTGGCTATAAATGGTGAAATGTGTGGATACTTCAGCGGAACCAAAGGTCTGAGGCAGGGCGATCCTCTCTCGCCTTATCTGTTTGTTCTGGCCATGGAAGTTCTTGCTCAGCTTTTAAATGCAAACTACAGAAATGGGAGTATTGGTTACCACCCAAAGGCTTCAAATCCTCTCATATCTCACTTGGCTTTTGCGGATGATCTTATGATTTTCTTTGACGGTGAAAAGGACTCTCTCCAGCATATCTCAGCTACTCTTGACGTCTTTTCCTCCTGGTCCGGGCTTACAATGAATCGCAGCAAGACGGAGCTGTTTATCGCAGGTTTGAACCAGGTAGAAACTGACGACATCTCAAGTCTTGGTTTCTCCCTTGGATCATTGCCTGTACGCTACCTGGGTCTGCCACTCATGCATCGCAAGCTCAGAATCTGCGACTACAGGCATTTGATTGATCAGCTGAAGCGCAGGTTCTCTTCTTGGACACTAAGAGCGCTCTCTTATGCAGGAAGAGTAGTTCTAATCTCTTCAGTCATTTACGGTACCATTAATTTTTGGTTCTCCTCCTTCATCCTTCCAAAAGGCTGCATCAAGATGATTGAATCCCTCTGCTCTAGGTTCCTATGGAATGGTAATATCAATACACGAGCTGCAGCAAAGGTGTCTTGGTCTAACCTATGCCTACCGAGAGAAGAAGGTGGGCTTGGTTTCCGGAACCTGAGTATATGGAACATCATGCTTTGCCTTAAGCTCATATGGCTGCTATTCAGTGTCTCGGAGTCTCTATGGGCAATATGGGTTAAGGCCAATCACATCAAAGATTCTTCTTTTTGGTGCTTGGACAAAGACATGCTGGCCTCATGGACCTGGAAAGCTCTTCTCAAGCTGCGGCCTCTTGCTGAAAGATTCATCAGATGTAACCTTGGGAATGGCGGTAAGGCTAGCTTCTGGTATGACCATTGGTCCGAGATGGGTCCTTTAATCAAACATTTTGGACCGTCTGGCCCTTTCCAAACGGGGATACGGCTAGATTCTACAGTGGCAGGGGCTTGTTCTGAAGATGGATGGTTGCTGCGACCAGCTAGATCCTCAGCAGCAGAAGCGTTCCAAATCATGTTATGCTCAATGACCCTTCCCTCGCTCTCCACTACTCCTGACTCGTACTCTTGGACAGTGAATGACATGGCATTGGACTCTTATTCTGCAAAGCACACTTGGGAGTTCCTACGGCCGCGAGGTCAGAAGCAAGATTGGGCAGATAAGGTCTGGTTCAAAGGCCACATTCCGAGCCATGCTTTCATGATGTGGGTAGCACAGCTGGACAGACTACCAACAAGATCTCGTCTAGCATCTTGGGGTCTCCAAATTGATACATGCTGTTGTGTCTGCAACCACTACCACGAAACAAGAGATCACATTTTTCTTAGGTGCACATATGCTGAGCAGCTTTGGAAGCTGGCGCTTAAGAGGTTGGGATACAGACCGGTACTCTTTCACACTTGGGAGGCTCTTCTCTCTTGGACGAGTCTGAGAGTCAACCACTGTCCCTCTACCCTTCGCAAATTAACAGTCCAAGCAGTGATCTACAGGTTGTGGCGCGAAAGGAATCAACGCCTCCACAACGGACCATCAACACCGCCGCAAGTTTGTTTCAAAGAGATTGATAGACTGATCAGAAATGCAATATTGGCAAGGAAGAACCGCAGAAACTTTAGACACCTAATGGGAACCTGGTTGATGCATGAATAATGGATCATCACAGCTTCTAGAGTATAAACTAAGCTTTCCcctgtttttatctttttttggctTGGGACGGCTTCTCTTTTCACATCTTGTACTAGTTACAATCTATCTCATTTGATAAATGAAATTCACAtccttatcaaaaaaaaaaaaaaaaacattaaaacattaaaaaaaaaacaaatttaaaaggtGTACTCGACGTTGCcatgcatatatattttttcacttTCGTATATATATAGCCATTATATCACACTCCACAGATCTTTTAACAATTACTTAGAATTAACGAATACAATGGCAAACAACGATTCCTTTTCAATGTCCATCAAACAGGAGAACACGACGGTTCCTCCTCCTGCTCCTCCACGTGAAACTCCCACGGGGACTCCTCCACCAAGAGAAGCCAATCTTGCTGATGACAAGAACCAATCTTTACTCAACTTACTTCGCTCCACCTCCTTAACTCCTCAAGAGACGGAGACGTGTTTGGGATCCCTGGCCAACGTGATGACTAGCAGCGAAGACTCAGGTGATGCTCTCTTTCAAGAGGTGATCTCAAAGCTAAGCGGAATCGAGCTTCAGAGGATGGCCGCGTTGCTGACGTCAAAAGCCGATGATCGCTACTTCTTGGAGATGGCAAGAAACAAGAACGGCTCCATCCGCCTACAGACACTCCTCGGAAAATCAGACGACGCCGGCACCTTCTTCGTTGCCGCTATCTTGCGTAACTTCTTCCACGTCATGACGGACCAGCACGCGTCCCACGTCGCCACTCAAGGGATGCGAGTTTTCGGCATTAAGAAGAAATTTGCAATGCGCGACCAGATCATCTCCCACGCGGCTCTCCTGGCGTGTGACCAATACGGCAGCATCGCGCTCAATGCAATCATAAGGGACGTGGCCTTTCTCTACTGCAGTACCGGACTCTTTGATGCAGTCGCGTCCAACGCTCTCTTGCTTAGCAACGATGCTTATGGGAACATCGTGGTCCAACAAGTGCTTAAACATTGTAGCTTGCATAGCACGTATAACATTGGGGTTAGCCTTCGTGGCCATTACGTCGAGCTCTCATTTACGGAGGGTGGAAGATACATCGTGGAGAAGATTTTGGGGAGGGATGAGACGGGCGTTTTGGTGATGACAGAGCTTTTGGAGTGCGGAAGTGACGAGTTGGTGAGGCTGGCGACGAGTGAGTACGGGCATTTCGTGGTGGAAACGGCACTGAAAGTCACCCGGGGGTTTTTGTTTAGGGGTTTGGTGAATAAGCTCAAGCCTTTCCTCCCTCTCTTGTGTACGTCTCCTCAAAGCACCACCATTGCACAAATCTTGGAGTCCTTTGTTACAAACTAGTTAATGCCATGGTATATGCTGAAAGTTGTCAAATTTTATGGTTGCTTGTTTAGTTAACTCTTGCAATGACGTCTACTGATGGAATAAAGAGAGATTGACAGTATCTGGAATTGTCTCTTCTATGTTTACAAGAATAGGTTTGTATTCGCAATAGTTTTCATAAGTACTCTCTCTTTCTCAGCCTCTACACTAATTTCACATAAGCAGATCAACTCAAGTTCGAAACAAATGCAGAGAATCTATTGTTAGTGGATTCAATCATTCAGGACTGTAAGAGTTTTATTTAAATGTATGGGAACACACCAAAAGAAAGGGAGGAATCAAAATCCACTGTTCaagagttacaaaaaaaaaaagaaaagagagacgAACAGTATCAAGAATCCTCTCTTCTATGTTATTAGAAAAGTTTTGAAAGCCGACTTTCCCTTTCTCAGCTTCTACATGTTCACCTGAAAAAAACCATAAACAAGCGCAGACCAACCTTTAAATAATCTGAACAAAGCTGGAAGA includes the following:
- the LOC103846164 gene encoding putative pumilio homolog 20 produces the protein MASDDDSFSTYVDMLRAFHTRRFAAARESIEQENRAVPPTPPLETPTASPPPRETDLADERNQSLLNSLRSAALTHEETETCLRSLTNVMTSSEEEDDALFQEVISNLDGSKLQRMASLLTSNNDHHFLEIARNKNGSIRLHKLLGQSDDADTFFVASLLRHFLHVMTDRHAAYLATQGMRVFSHEKKMAMRDQILQHAIHLARDQYGCNALNAIISGVVFDYCRNDLHDVVAFNAPLLSSDAYGNHVVRHVLKQNNLRRTYDIAVRLRGHYIELSFTRYGSRVVEKLLEREETRPLVVAELLECGRDKLGRLATSVYGNFVVETSLKVTPEDLFRALVNKLKPFLPQLRRSTYGTNIAKILESIR
- the LOC103845384 gene encoding putative pumilio homolog 20, which produces MANNDSFSMSIKQENTTVPPPAPPRETPTGTPPPREANLADDKNQSLLNLLRSTSLTPQETETCLGSLANVMTSSEDSGDALFQEVISKLSGIELQRMAALLTSKADDRYFLEMARNKNGSIRLQTLLGKSDDAGTFFVAAILRNFFHVMTDQHASHVATQGMRVFGIKKKFAMRDQIISHAALLACDQYGSIALNAIIRDVAFLYCSTGLFDAVASNALLLSNDAYGNIVVQQVLKHCSLHSTYNIGVSLRGHYVELSFTEGGRYIVEKILGRDETGVLVMTELLECGSDELVRLATSEYGHFVVETALKVTRGFLFRGLVNKLKPFLPLLCTSPQSTTIAQILESFVTN